The following are from one region of the Mauremys mutica isolate MM-2020 ecotype Southern chromosome 22, ASM2049712v1, whole genome shotgun sequence genome:
- the KCNJ5 gene encoding G protein-activated inward rectifier potassium channel 4 codes for MAGDSRIFMNQDMEIGVTPMDPKKFPRQPRDYVPIATDRTRLLAAEIKKPRQRYMEKSGKCNVHHGNVHETYRYLSDLFTTLVDLKWRFNLLVFTMVYTVTWLFFGFIWWLIAYIRGDLDHLEDENWIPCVENLSGFVSAFLFSIETETTIGYGYRVITEKCPEGIILLLIQAILGSIVNAFMVGCMFVKISQPKKRAETLMFSNNAVISIRDEKLCLMFRVGDLRNSHIVEASIRAKLIKSKQTKEGEFIPLNQTDINVGFDTGDDRLFLVSPLIISHEINEKSPFWEMSRAQLEKEEFEIVVILEGMVEATGMTCQARSSYMDKEVLWGHRFTPVLTLEKDFYEVDYNSFHCTYETNTPTCCAKELAQSFQEGRLLRHLSSATLLSGGEEAETAKEEQEVEEEGREVAGLNGANGTAGEEPSVHGSSALLMSGRIMESETRADLCKAEWRPFETKYFSPAAFATQTSQHGAST; via the exons ATGGCTGGAGATTCTAGGATCTTCATGAACCAGGACATGGAAATTGGAGTCACACCCATGGATCCCAAGAAGTTTCCCAGACAGCCGCGGGACTATGTCCCTATCGCCACTGACCGAACCCGTCTCCTGGCAGCAGAAATCAAGAAGCCGCGCCAGCGTTACATGGAGAAGAGTGGCAAGTGCAATGTGCACCATGGAAATGTCCATGAAACCTACCGGTACCTTAGCGACCTCTTCACTACTCTGGTGGACCTCAAGTGGCGCTTTAACCTCCTTGTTTTTACCATGGTTTATACTGTCACATGGTTGTTTTTTGGGTTCATTTGGTGGCTTATTGCCTACATCCGGGGAGATCTGGACCATCTTGAAGATGAGAACTGGATCCCCTGTGTTGAAAATCTCAGTGGATTTGTCTCCGCGTTTCTGTTTTCCATTGAGACTGAGACCACAATTGGGTACGGCTACAGGGTTATCACTGAAAAGTGCCCCGAGGGCATCATACTGCTCCTGATTCAGGCTATTCTAGGCTCCATTGTCAATGCGTTCATGGTAGGGTGCATGTTTGTCAAAATCAGCCAACCAAAGAAAAGGGCCGAGACCCTCATGTTTTCCAACAATGCAGTGATTTCTATCAGGGATGAGAAGCTCTGTCTAATGTTCCGGGTCGGGGACCTCCGGAATTCCCACATTGTTGAGGCTTCCATTAGAGCCAAGTTGATCAAGTCCAAACAGACCAAAGAAGGGGAATTTATCCCCTTGAACCAAACGGACATCAATGTGGGCTTTGATACGGGGGACGACAGGCTATTCCTGGTTTCACCACTCATCATCTCACACGAAATCAATGAGAAGAGCCCCTTCTGGGAGATGTCCCGTGCCCAACTGGAGAAGGAGGAGTTTGAAATTGTGGTCATCTTGGAAGGAATGGTCGAAGCAACAG GGATGACTTGCCAGGCCCGGAGCTCCTATATGGACAAAGAGGTGCTATGGGGACACCGCTTCACTCCCGTCCTCACCCTCGAGAAAGACTTTTACGAAGTCGACTACAACAGCTTCCACTGCACCTACGAAACCAACACCCCCACGTGCTGTGCCAAGGAGCTGGCCCAGTCTTTCCAAGAGGGCCGGCTCCTCCGCCACCTCTCCAGCGCCACCCTCCTGAGCGGGGGCGAGGAAGCAGAGACAGCAAAAGAGGAACAGGAGGTggaagaggaaggaagggaggtggCTGGGCTGAATGGAGCCAATGGAACAGCAGGAGAG GAGCCTTCAGTCCATGGCTCAAGTGCGCTCCTGATGTCAGGGAGAATAATGGAAAGTGAAACCAGAGCTGATCTTTGCAAGGCAGAG